In one window of Ovis aries strain OAR_USU_Benz2616 breed Rambouillet chromosome 3, ARS-UI_Ramb_v3.0, whole genome shotgun sequence DNA:
- the LOC101107433 gene encoding olfactory receptor 6C2-like, translating into MENHTITTFILVGLTDDPRLQIPIFMFLFLTYMLSITGNLTIIFLTLVDPHLKTPMYYFLQKFALLEISFTTACIPRYLYNIATGDRTITYTICIIQVFFTDVFGVTEFFLLAAMSYDRYVAICKPLHYVTLMNSRVCQRLVLCCWISGLLIILPPLILFLNLKFCDSNIIDYFFCDASPILKISCSDTWLIEQLVIVSAVLTFILTLVCVVLSYIYIIKTILRLPSAQQRKRAFSTCSSHMIVVSITYGSCIFVYVKPSAKESVAINKGVAVLMTSIAPMLNPFIYTLRNKQVRQAFSDSFKKFVLVSKKQKTAQA; encoded by the coding sequence ATGGAAAACCATACAATCACAACCTTTATCTTGGTGGGACTGACAGATGACCCTCGACTTCAGATTCCaatttttatgtttctgtttctcACATACATGTTGAGTATAACTGGGAATCTGACCATCATATTCCTCACTTTAGTGGATCCTCACCTTAAAACACCCATGTACTATTTCCTACAAAAGTTTGCTTTATTAGAAATTTCATTTACAACTGCTTGTATCCCTAGATATTTATACAACATAGCAACAGGTGACAGGACAATTACATATACTATTTGTATTATTCAAGTGTTTTTTACTGATGTCTTTGGAGTAACAGAGTTTTTTCTCCTGGCTGCCATGTCCTATGACCGttatgtggccatctgcaaaccCCTGCATTATGTGACCCTCATGAACAGCAGAGTCTGCCAGAGGCTTGTCCTCTGCTGTTGGATATCTGGCTTGTTGATCATATTACCACCACTTATTCTTTtcctaaatttaaaattctgtgacTCAAATataattgattattttttctgtgaTGCCTCTCCTATCTTGAAGATTTCATGCTCAGACACATGGCTCATAGAACAGTTGGTTATTGTCTCTGCTGTGCTGACCTTCATTCTGACCCTTGTGTGTGTTGTTCTATCCTACATTTACATCATCAAAACCATTCTAAGACTCCCCTCTGCCCAGCAAAGGAAAAGAGCTTTTTCTACCTGTTCTTCTCACATGATTGTGGTTTCCATCACCTATGGCAGCTGTATCTTCGTCTATGTCAAACCATCAGCAAAGGAATCAGTGGCTATTAACAAGGGTGTGGCAGTGCTAATGACATCTATTGCTCCTATGTTGAACCCATTCATTTACACTCTGAGAAACAAACAAGTGAGACAAGCTTTCAgtgattctttcaaaaaattcGTACTGGTGTCCAAGAAGCAAAAGACTGCTCAAgcctag